In Pomacea canaliculata isolate SZHN2017 linkage group LG12, ASM307304v1, whole genome shotgun sequence, a single genomic region encodes these proteins:
- the LOC112576707 gene encoding LOW QUALITY PROTEIN: phosphoenolpyruvate carboxykinase, cytosolic [GTP]-like (The sequence of the model RefSeq protein was modified relative to this genomic sequence to represent the inferred CDS: inserted 3 bases in 2 codons; deleted 1 base in 1 codon), giving the protein MPERRESESQNDKGTDLSEEAMSKTDSQTELSKRLANKITSHQPSIRVIYGDLSQLPNKVRHFVEEHVKLCKPDTIHICDGSERENDLLLYVLQRDGMIKRVPKFENCWLSRTDPADVARVERLTYIATEIQRDTVPTPKHGAKCQLGNWMCTEDMDHELNMRFPNCMKGRTMFVIPFSMGPVGSPLSKIGVQLTDSAYVVVSMRIMTRIGDKVLEALGDNAFVKCVHSVGRPLPTTATLQNNWPCDPKMIMVAHLPERNEICSYGSGYGGNSLLGKKCLALRLGSILGHREGWLAEHMLILGVENTLTGEKRYIAAAFPSACGKTNMAMMKPTLPHIKVTCVGDDIAWMRFDSEGRLRAINPENGFFGVAPGTSSKTNFFAMQMIQHNTIFTNVAQTSDGGVFWEGLEDEIEPGVKITSWLGDDDWNKDSRQRKAAHPNSRFCTPATQCPILDPAWEDXRGVPIDAIIFGGRRPTGVPLVYEAFNWQHGVFVGASMRSEATAAAEHKASLLMHXPFAMRPFFGYNFGEYLHHWLSFGKDAKNKLPKIFHVNWFRKDKNGKFLWPGFGENCRVLDWVMKRINNEDVAQSTPIGLVPKPEALNLENLENENIDMEALFNVPLDFWENEVNAIYKYFDEQVNEDLPKAIMQELKALEARVVSY; this is encoded by the exons ATGCCTGAAAGAAGAGAATCGGAGAGTCAGAATGATAAAGGCACTGACCTCTCTGAAGA GGCTATGTCGAAGACAGACTCTCAGACGGAGCTGAGCAAACGATTAGCCAATAAGATTACGTCACACCAGCCTAGCATCCGGGTAATCTACGGTGACCTGTCACAACTTCCAAATAAG GTCCGCCACTTTGTGGAAGAACACGTTAAGCTGTGCAAGCCCGACACCATCCACATCTGTGATGGCTCGGAGCGAGAGAACGACCTGCTGCTCTACGTGCTGCAGCGGGACGGCATGATCAAGCGCGTGCCCAAGTTCGAGAACTG CTGGTTGTCAAGAACAGATCCCGCTGACGTGGCGCGAGTGGAGCGACTGACCTACATCGCCACGGAGATACAGCGAGATACAGTTCCCACCCCCAAACATGGCGCCAAGTGCCAGCTGGGCAACTGGATGTGCACCGAAGACATGGACCACGAGCTCAACATGAGGTTCCCCAACTGTATGAAAG GTCGCACCATGTTCGTGATCCCATTCAGCATGGGTCCTGTGGGGTCGCCATTGTCAAAGATCGGTGTCCAGCTGACAGACTCGGCATATGTCGTGGTCAGCATGCGTATAATGACCCGGATAGGAGATAAAGTGCTGGAGGCCTTGGGCGACAACGCCTTCGTCAAATGCGTTCATTCTgtgggccggcctttgcccacgACAG CTACTCTTCAGAACAACTGGCCATGTGACCCCAAGATGATTATGGTGGCCCACCTGCCCGAACGCAATGAAATCTGTTCTTACGGAAGTGGCTACGGCGGCAACTCACTGCTGGGCAAAAAGTGTCTGGCTCTTCGACTGGGCTCCATCCTGGGCCACAGGGAAGGCTGGCTGGCAGAACACATGCTG ATCCTCGGCGTGGAGAACACACTAACCGGCGAGAAGCGTTACATAGCTGCGGCCTTCCCCAGCGCGTGCGGCAAAACCAACATGGCGATGATGAAGCCCACCTTGCCCCACATCAAGGTCACGTGTGTGGGAGATGACATCGCGTGGATGAGGTTCGACTCAGAAGGACGTCTCAGGGCCATTAACCCTGAAAATGGCTTCTTCGGTGTTGCACCTG GCACATCGAGCAAAACGAATTTCTTCGCCATGCAGATGATTCAGCACAACACCATCTTCACCAACGTTGCTCAGACCAGTGATGGTGGGGTCTTCTGGGAAGGTCTGGAGGATGAAATAGAACCAGGTGTTAAAATTACCTCTTGGCTGGGAGACGATGATTGGAACAAAGACTCCAGACAAAGGAAAGCTGCTCACCCTAATTCCAG GTTCTGCACGCCGGCTACTCAGTGCCCTATCTTGGACCCTGCCTGGGAAGA CCGAGGTGTTCCGATTGATGCCATCATTTTTGGAGGTCGAAGGCCAACCGGCGTACCCTTGGTGTACGAAGCTTTTAACTGGCAGCACGGAGTTTTCGTCGGCGCCTCGATGAGATCAGAGGCCACTGCCGCAGCAGAACACAAAG CATCTTTGCTGATGC GACCCTTCGCCATGCGCCCTTTCTTCGGCTACAACTTCGGCGAATACCTGCACCATTGGCTCTCCTTCGGCAAGGACGCCAAGAATAAACTCCCCAAGATCTTCCACGTGAACTGGTTCCGTAAGGACAAGAACGGAAAGTTCTTGTGGCCAGGATTCGGCGAAAACTGTCGCGTGCTGGACTGGGTGATG AAGCGCATCAACAACGAGGACGTGGCGCAATCCACTCCCATTGGCCTGGTGCCCAAGCCTGAAGCTCTGAACTTGGAG AATCTGGAGAATGAGAACATCGACATGGAAGCTCTCTTCAATGTGCCCTTGGACTTCTGGGAAAACGAAGTCAACGCCATCTACAAGTACTTTGATGAACAGGTTAACGAGGACCTTCCCAAGGCCATCATGCAAGAGCTCAAGGCTCTGGAGGCCCGAGTCGTCAGCTACTAG